The Euphorbia lathyris chromosome 3, ddEupLath1.1, whole genome shotgun sequence genome contains a region encoding:
- the LOC136224138 gene encoding coatomer subunit zeta-1-like, with protein sequence MALSGSYDACPMIKNILLLDSDGKRVAVKYYSDDWPTNNAKLSFEKSLFTKTMKSNARTEAEITMFENHIIVYKFVQDLHFYVTGGDDENELILASVLQGFFDSVSLLLRSTVDKREALENLDLIFLCLDEIIERGMILETDANVIAGKVAVNSMDPSAPLSEQTISQALATAREHLTRTLFQ encoded by the exons ATGGCGCTCTCCGGCTCTTAT GATGCGTGCCCCATGATAAAGAACATTCTGTTGCTAGACTCTGATGGAAAGCGTGTGGCTGTCAAATACTACTCAGATGATTGGCCTACCAATAATGCAAAGTTATCTTTCGAGAAGTCTTTATTTACAAAGACTATGAAATCAAATGCACGGACAGAAG CGGAGATCACAATGTTCGAGAACCACATTATCGTTTATAAATTTGTCCAGGACCTCCATTTCTATGTGACTGGAGGTGACGATGAAAACGAACTCATCTTGGCTTCTGTTCTTCAAGGATTCTTTGACTCGGTTTCCTTGCTGTTGAG AAGTACTGTTGACAAGAGGGAGGCACTTGAGAACTTGGATCTTATTTTCCTGTGCCTTGATGAGATAATTGAAAGAGG GATGATACTCGAAACAGATGCTAATGTTATTGCAGGAAAGGTTGCAGTAAATAGCATGGATCCTAGTGCACCTTTATCCGAACAG ACCATAAGCCAAGCATTGGCAACGGCACGTGAACATTTGACAAGAACCCTCTTTCAGTAA